A window of Sebastes umbrosus isolate fSebUmb1 chromosome 3, fSebUmb1.pri, whole genome shotgun sequence contains these coding sequences:
- the tlr3 gene encoding toll-like receptor 3, with protein sequence MQQMICKGQNLVFETMRSPRSLLLPAVIIICFFMTVPHNCVAAQKKTSCSVQDGRADCSHLSLSAVPPNLPRNITSLDMSHNRLRGIPPVSLTLYPDLLHLDVSHNSITKLDPGWCPTLPLLRTLNVEHNQVYVLKEEDLSHCTNLTRLIMANNKLKLQGEPFFALQSLKVLDVSTNKLKSAKLGSQPQLPSLVSLILASNDFTTLKKDDFSFLNNSSFLQVLNMSSVSLKTMEPGCFNPISGLHTLIMDKGNMGTLAISKLCSELSGTAIDCLFLREMKLITLTNTTFRGLQKTNLTFLDLSHNSMGKIEGGSFRWLSRLQTLILTDNTMKHLTKDTFQGLKSLKRLQMTKALVKGKSTPIIDDFSFQPLSALESLILQRTSIHEIKEHTFTGLTSLKELDMSWSSYVSLRNITNKTLVSLAGSPLRMLNLTGAAIAQINPRCFSVLRNLTTLYLDFNFIMHTLTGKEFEGLDQMEELHMSNNHQKFNLSSASFVNVPNLRVLTLGKSLRGEAVKLDPSPFRPLPNLTLLDISNNNLANIPEDMLEGLVNLKVLKLQHNNLARLWKSANLGGPVLFLKDTQSLKTLQLDSNGLDEIPAKALRGLNDLRELSLAYNLLNSLKDSIFDDLNSLRVLHLQKNMITSVRPEVFKTPMRNLSLLIMEKNPFDCTCESILWFVTWLNDTNTTSVPDLRDQYLCNTPLAYFKRSVMDFDTLSCQDKAPFQALYILSSTAVIMLMVSAFLVRFQGWRIQFYWNILIKRTLGFSDASAEEGREFEYDAYVIHAEKDAGWVERRLVPLENDNCRFCLEDRDFGPGMFQLESIVENMRKSRKILFVVTETLLKDPWCRRFKAYQALHQVIEASRDSVVLVFLQDVHDYKLSRSLYLRRGMLRPGCVLDWPVHNERVPAFHQKLLIALGMTNRLQD encoded by the exons ATGCAACAGATGATATGCAAAGGGCAAAATCTG gtttttgaaaCGATGCGTTCCCCACGTTCCCTTCTCCTCCCGGCGGTgatcatcatatgtttttttatgacgGTACCGCACAACTGCGTGGCCGCCCAGAAGAAGACCTCCTGCAGCGTGCAAGACGGCAGAGCTGACTGCAGCCACCTCAGCCTCAGCGCGGTCCCTCCAAACCTTCCCAGGAACATCACCAGCCTGGATATGTCTCACAACAGATTGAGGGGGATTCCCCCTGTGTCACTAACCCTATACCCAGACCTCCTACACCTCGATGTCAGTCACAACAGTATCACCAAGCTGGACCCGGGGTGGTGCCCGACACTGCCGCTGCTGCGGACGCTGAACGTGGAACACAATCAAGTGTATGTGCTGAAGGAGGAAGACCTGAGCCATTGCACCAATCTGACACGGTTGATTATGGCTAATAATAAGCTAAAGCTACAAGGAGAGCCCTTCTTTGCACTGCAG AGCCTTAAAGTTCTTGACGTTTCCACAAACAAACTGAAGTCAGCCAAGCTCGGCTCTCAGCCCCAGCTGCCCAGCCTCGTGAGCCTCATTCTGGCATCCAATGACTTCACCACTCTGAAGAAagatgacttttcttttcttaacaATTCGTCCTTCCTACAAGTCCTCAACATGTCATCTGTGTCTCTAAAAACG ATGGAGCCCGGTTGCTTTAACCCAATCTCAGGCCTGCACACTTTAATCATGGATAAAGGCAATATGGGCACACTGGCTATTTCTAAACTCTGCTCAGAGCTGTCAGGGACGGCCATTGATTGCCTGTTTCTTCGTGAGATGAAGCTGatcacactcacaaacacaaccTTTAGGGGGCTGCAGAAAACAAATCTAACCTTTCTGGATCTGTCCCATAATAGCATGGGTAAAATTGAAGGAGGCTCATTTCGGTGGCTGTCCAGACTTCAAACTCTAATTTTGACCGACAACACAATGAAGCACCTGACCAAAGACACATTTCAGGGGCTCAAAAGTTTGAAAAGGCTCCAAATGACGAAAGCTCTCGTAAAAGGAAAAAGCACCCCGATCATCGATGATTTCTCCTTCCAACCACTAAGTGCCCTGGAGAGTTTGATATTACAGAGAACTTCAATTCATGAAATCAAAGAGCACACATTTACAGGCTTGACAAGCCTTAAAGAACTGGACATGAGCTGGAGTAGTTACGTTTCACTCAGAAACATCACCAACAAGACGTTAGTCTCCCTCGCGGGATCGCCTCTCAGAATGCTAAATCTAACCGGAGCAGCGATAGCACAGATCAATCCTCGATGCTTCTCCGTTTTGAGAAACCTCACCACTCTTTATCTAGATTTCAACTTTATCATGCACACTCTCACTGGCAAAGAGTTCGAAGGGCTGGACCAAATGGAAGAGCTTCACATGTCCAACAACCACCAGAAGTTCAATCTAAGCTCCGCGTCCTTTGTCAATGTGCCCAATCTAAGGGTCCTGACTTTGGGAAAGAGTCTCAGAGGCGAAGCTGTGAAACTGGATCCGTCTCCATTCAGACCCCTGCCCAACCTCACCCTCCTGGATATCAGCAACAACAACCTCGCTAACATCCCAGAGGATATGTTGGAGGGGCTTGTGAACCTGAAGGTGCTGAAGCTGCAACACAATAACTTGGCCCGTCTGTGGAAGAGTGCCAACCTAGGCGGGCCGGTGTTGTTcctcaaagacacacagagtTTGAAAACCTTACAGTTGGATAGCAACGGGCTGGATGAGATCCCAGCAAAGGCTCTGAGAGGGTTGAATGACCTCCGTGAACTAAGCCTGGCCTACAACCTCCTCAATAGTCTTAAGGACTCAATTTTTGATGATCTGAACTCGCTGCGGGTTTTACATTTACAGAAGAATATGATCACAAGTGTGAGGCCCGAAGTGTTCAAAACTCCCATGAGAAACCTCAGCCTGCTCATCATGGAAAAAAACCCGTTCGACTGCACGTGTGAGAGCATACTGTGGTTCGTGACATGGTTGAATGACACAAATACGACCAGTGTACCAGACCTCAGGGACCAGTATTTGTGCAACACTCCGCTAGCCTACTTTAAACGCTCCGTCATGGATTTTGACACCCTCTCTTGCCAAGATAAGGCCCCGTTTCAGGCCCTTTACATACTGAGCAGCACTGCCGTCATCATGCTGATGGTAAGTGCCTTTCTAGTGCGGTTCCAAGGCTGGAGGATCCAGTTTTATTGGAACATACTGATCAAGCGCACGTTAGGATTCAGCGACGCCAGCGCTGAAGAGGGCAGGGAATTTGAGTATGACGCTTACGTCATACATGCAGAGAAGGACGCCGGCTGGGTGGAGAGAAGGTTGGTGCCCTTAGAGAATGACAACTGCAGGTTCTGTTTGGAGGATCGAGATTTTGGCCCTGGCATGTTCCAGCTTGAATCCATCGTGGAAAACATGAGGAAGTCCAGAAAAATCTTGTTTGTCGTCACTGAAACTCTTCTCAAAGATCCCTGGTGTAGACG ATTTAAAGCCTATCAAGCACTTCACCAGGTCATCGAAGCCAGCAGGGACTCTGTGGTTCTGGTCTTCCTGCAGGACGTTCACGACTACAAGTTATCTCGCTCACTCTACCTCCGCAGGGGCATGCTGCGACCAGGCTGCGTCCTGGACTGGCCCGTCCATAACGAGAGGGTGCCGGCCTTTCACCAGAAGCTCCTCATAGCACTCGGCATGACGAATCGATTGCAGGATTGA